ATATGACCTGCTTAAAATTCCATGTAGACACGCCATCAAAGCAGGTTTAACAGTTGGCCGATCCCCATCCTCACTAACGGATGACATGTACACTACTTCCACATGGAGAACAGCTTATCAAGAAACTATCAATCCAATAGGTGTTCCTGAAGATAGTTGGGTTGTTCCAAATGAAGTTGAAATTGCTAGTGTACTACCGCCTgaatcaagaagaggagcaggaaggagaagaaaacgCAGATACGAGACAGTTGAAGACAAGCTTCGTTCGTCCCAACGAGGTCAAGAAAAAAAGAGGCGCAGATGCAGTCGATGTGGCGAAGAGAATCATAACAGGGCTACATGTGACAGAGCTATTTAGCtctgattttctattttttcttattgttGTTGACTACTTGATTTACTCGTTTTGTTTGCTTTTGGATTTTCTTGTTCTACTTGATTTACTCGTTTTATCATAATTACTTGATTGCTTTTTGTACTCTACTTCAAACTGCAACTACCTGCGAAGACTCTTGCATAAAGTTGTAAAAAGAAGCTGAATAGAACGACCTATCAATTGTAAACAAGAAGCCAATAATGACCCAGCAAGAAGTTGTAAACAGAAGCTAATTATAATGAGCATCACTAGAACTAGTTCAGACAGTATGAGAAGTCCACATCACTGCGATGGCTCCGACAAGTACCATCGCCACTGTCGCAATCTTTAGCTTCTTTTGTATCTCTTCTTGGACTCTAGCAATCTCCACTATTACCTTCTCATTCATCTTCTGTGTCATCTCATGTTCTACTCTAGCAATCTCCAACGTCACCTTCTCATTCATCTTCTGTGTCATCTCGTGTTCAACTCTAGCAAGCCGTCGAGAAACCCTATCATGTTTCGCATCTACTTCTCGTATCTCGTCAAGCAAAGCTTCATCAATCCATTTAAATAGATGATTCTCAGATTTTTTCTaccagaaacaaaaacaaaagtggTTACATAAAGGAAAGCAAAGGAAGGACTGAAATCACATAAAGAAAAGCAAAGTAAGGACTGAATCGAGTTACATGTATTGCAACTTCGCATCGGTAGAATCTTCGATACCGATTCTCCGTCGTCGAAGATGCAAAAGTGGTTATGCCCTCCCCACACCAGCATCTTGAAGGGACACCATGAGTTGAAATTCGAGGAAAACGAGAGGAGGAAATTGACGAACTGCTCATGTTTGGTCTCGTTTCTAGAGTCGCCGATGAAGAACCCTAATCGCCCTTTCTCTCTTGTTTGGTTTCCTTTGTTTCAACAAATGATACAATTTCACGTGTTTTGGGGTTGTCTGGATCCGGGTCTCGGGTgggttttttttaaattcggGTGGGTCCAAGCGGGTATAAACCTCAAAAGGGGTTACTCTATTAACATTAAATCGAGTTCTAAGATACTACACTCCAACACTAAAATGAATAAGAACACTACAATCCCAAAATCGAAAACTCTACTTTGTATTTCGAAATCATCACACTAAAACTTAATAAACATTACATAGTAATTTACAAATCATTAGAATTGACTTGATAAATACAAAACTCGAAGTTGGTCACTCTTTATTTGATTTAGGGATTAGAGATTGAACCCtatttgatttagggtttagggattagagATTGAACCCtatttgatttagggtttagggattagagATTGAACCCTACtcaatttagggtttagagattGAACCCTActcgatttagggtttagggtttgaacccTATTTTCTTTAGGGTTTGAATTAGAAAACCTCAAATATCAATAACAGTAATATCTTAAACTAGTTATCTACAGTAATCCAAATATGATTTGAACACATAAtctaataaaattagaaaacccCAAATATCAATAACAATTGTGACACAAGTTTTACATCTTAATCCAAATACGAAAACCAATCAATTCCAGGAAAACAATCAAGAGTTCAAACGAGTTCTACAACTTTCTCTCGGGCACGCTTTGGAGTTCTACAACTTTCTCTCGGGCACGCCGAAATGATCTGATTACTAAACAAACAGCTCATAAAAGCTACTCGTTTTGCCTTCCATCTCAACAAAGAGGTTTTTTCCTGAAACAAATACATCATGGCGTCTATTTCCtgtaaaacaaaagacaaaaattttaaataatgagAACAGaatgtaaaaatgtaaaacagaTGTCAAATATTTCTAAGCTAAACTCACATAGTTCTTGAACCAACAATTAGGCCCGATCACACGCTTACATAACTCTTCCTCGAATGTGGATGGCCCAATCTGAAGTCGACTgtaaaaataaaacactttTGTAAGAATTACTTCAAACGGGAATTGATAATATTACAACTACAACAAGAAAATATTACTTACTTGGGATTCAAGGACCATTCAGTTAGTTTGGACCATTTCTCTTCTGGAAGGAAAACCAGTGCATAGTCACTATCTTTGTATCGGACTTCTGGCTTGTCAATATCAGTCAAGGAGGGACTCTTAAGGCTCGATGGCCGGAAAGAAGTCAAAGGCGTGGTGAAATCTTCAGGATCTTCAAATAGCTTGTCTTGAGTTAGATCAAAACCTACTACATTAGACTCTTGTGTAAGGTTGCCCATTGTTTTCTTTAAGTGCTCTTGGGTCCCTAAAGTTGCATCTAAGGTGCTAAAGAAGCTGCCAAAGAAATCAGACATGTCTTCTTCCtggttataaaacaaaaaaagacattaacactttttaaacatatatattagaaCAGTGAATACATCAtccttaaatatatattacaaaccGCAAGTACACATAACCAtccatacatatatattacaaacATCAAACAACACATCAtccttaaatatatattacaaaccGCCAGAACAGTACATGACATCAAAAGAGATCTACTTCTTGTTTACCTTTGTCTGTGACCTTGTCTTTGCAGCATCTGCAGGAGCACCAGTGTGAGAGGGAGCCGACTCTTGACTGCGAGTAGAAGCAGAACCTCGGCCCCGAGAAGAAGCAGAACCTCGACCGCGAGAAGAAGCAGGAGCACGAGAAGTCTTTTGAGGAGCACCAGTGCGAGTAGAAGCCGAAGTAAGATCAAAGGTAGAAGCCGCAACAGTAGTAGGAGCATCAGTAGAAGCTAGAACAGGACCAGGAGTGTAAGATGGAGTAGGAGCAGGAGAAGGACCAGTTTTCTGAGATGAAAGCAACTTCTCCTCTAATTTGGTGAAGCGGTCTTCAATTATGTCACGTACCTCAAGCGCCAAGGAAGTAAATGAAGACTTAAACATACCCTGGATATAAGACTTCATTTCCTCTTCAACATCTCTATATTTGTCAGCTGATCTTTGGGAAAGTAACCTCTTCTTCCTTGACTCGGCTCCAATGTCCTGATACTTGTTCTTTCGCTTCTTTGCAGGAGACACACGGACGGTTTCAACTTCTTCCCGTCCAGTGTCACGCGACTCACGAGCCACTTCTTCCTCTGAACCATCTTCATCAGAACTGTACACAAATGCTTGGACAGTTTCCTGATGCTGCCAAACATGTTTACTCCAGTCATACTTCTGTTCGTACATGTCAATGATGAGATCGACTCTTTCATCTTTCATCTCATCGTCCCGTTCAAATCCAGCATCAACAATGATCTTGCAATTTCCAGTAGAAGAGATGTATGGAAATACATTTCCCTACAAGAAATCACCAAATTAAAACGGTTAGACACAAACATTAAGAACTAAAAATATCAGTCAGATTAAGTCAAGATATCAGAGCTTACAGTGGATGCAAAATTAGACTCCATGCTAATAATATCGTCATAAGAAACCTTAGCAGATCCTTTCCAGTTCCTACATCGCATGCTAGTGACGCCTTCTCTGAGCTTCTGACCCAAAAGAGACCCGATGTCTGGAATAGCCTCCATCAACCAAATCTGTAGTGCATATGAGAATCCATCTACAACATAACTGTTCTGCTTCTTCACTTTGCCCCTAGCTTCGATCATGGATTTCACCAGCAAATCAAAGGAGTCACGACCCCATGGATATTTCCTCATCTTCTCGAAATCCATAACCAGCTTGATGTACTTGTGTGGGATGCAAACCCTctcacactacaagaaaacacgtcATTTGCAAGGGAAAAATGCATTGCAATTCCGTTGCAAATCGTCATTTGCGAGCTATTTGCGAGGAAACACATTCCCTTGCAAATCCTTAGTCGCAAATTGAATTCGCTTGCAAAACGCTCGCAAGTTTGCAACGGAATGACTTTcgtcgcaaatttgcaacgaaaATATAATCGTCGCACTTTGCAACGGAAACGACGTCGCTTGCAAAACACgcgcaaatttgcgaggaaatgTTTCCATTGCAGATTTGCAACGGAACCTTTTCCTCGCTAATTTGCAAGCGTTTTGTTTTCATCGCAAATTTGCAAGCAATGTtttcgttgcaaatttgcaacggtatacctttcctcgcaaatttgcaagcaGTATTatcgttgcaaatttgcaacggtATTTTGTTTCCTTGCAATTTTGCGTGTTCTTTTCCATTGCATTTTTGCAAGCGTTTTGCGagtatttgttttttctaacaaaatctaaaacaaatttttttttagaaaaaattataaaaaaaattattagattatCGAAAATAttactgaaatagaaaaaattCAAGATTCGATACAAAGaaatacaaacacacaaagtTTTAACATTCATAACAAAGATAGCAACAAACTAAATACCATCAGATTCATCATCTCTAGAGTCATGAGACATGCCCTCGGAGTTGTGGGAAGAAGGCACATCTTCGGACTGAAGAATGTTCGCCAAGGTAGAATCTTTGGTAGCTAGATAACGAACAGCAGCACTCAGCCTCCCGATTTCATTTCCCTGGCTCTGAATCACAAGAGCTTGTTCCTTGATGATCTTCTTCAAAGACTGGTCCTCAGAACTGCTAGAAGAAGGAAAAGATGCAGAAACGGATCCTACAGATTGATTTAGAGAGCCCACTCCATAAATTCGTCCCTTTTTGCGGGGAGCAAGCTACATAATAAAATCAGAGATCAATATCAAAGaagacataaaaaaaattgagattgaCAGCAATAAAAAATTACCTCACAAtaaatcttgttcttttctgctGGAGTGAGACCAACAGAACCGGTGCTCTCGGGATCATCACTAGCTGCCTGAGATAACTCCTGAAATTTAGATGTCACATCATTGTAGAGCTGCTCAGATTTGCCGTCAACGAAAGACCCATCCGGCTTTCGTTTAGTGATCTCGAGAACCCCAAGCAAATCAGGAATAGACTCTCCTGTTTCTTCAGcctaaaattaaaaagattaagtcaaatcattaaaaattgagATCACAACTTAAGAGATAATAGGCAACTTCACATCGCAACTTAAAtgaaccaagaaaaaaaaagggagaACTTACAATAATTCGCGCACGGGCCTTGAAAGAAGTCTGACCTGAACGATGCTTAGACGGCCCATGTCCATCAGGGTCAGAGTAACGGGCTGCCCGACTATTGCAACTCCGGACTTCAGTGCCTGGATCTAGCCAATAAGTGACGAGACCAGCCCAAACATTTGGGTCAAACCAAACAGGCATAGCTGCATCACCTTTTACCCGCCACACTGTCTTCCACCGACAAATTTGGCGATTCATTTGGACTTTCAATTTGGCCTCGAAAGAATCGCGAACCAGGCTAGTGAAACCAGAATCCCAATGATACATTTGctgacataaaaaaaattaatagacaTTAGTAGGGAACATAAAAAGATTATTTTACAgaattttaaactttgaaaaaattaaatgaattacCGCAAAGGATTCAAACCAACGTCTCACGACATTCCCAGGGGTTTGCTTCCAACTAGCATGCGGTTCTTTGAAATCTCTTTCAAAGATTTGACGAACCGATGCAGCAACGCTCCCATCTTCATCAAACCTATCACAGAAAATTAATGGCAATTGAGAGAATTAAATTATAAAggtgaaaatattataattaattacaatgaaatataattaaaaaaacttaccaAACCGTATTTGGAGGGCGATTTGGATGCaggtgaggaagaagatgatgtccAGGACTAGCCAGAATCATATTGATTGCCGCTAAATCATCCAACGTCATTGCGGCAGCATCGGGagctggaggtggaggagcttGAGCAGGAGCGGGAGCTGGAGGAGCTTGAGAGGGAGCGGGAGCTGGAGGAGCTTGAGAGGGAGCGGGAGCTGGAGGAGCTTGAGCAGGAGCAAGAGCAGGAAGGGAAGCTTGAGCGGGAGCTGGAGGGGAAGGTTGTGTCTGGCTGTTAGGGACAGCGGAGCTCTCAGCCATCTGAGAATTAGAAGAACTTCCCGGATTGCTACGACGGGATGAACTCTTCTTACTGCCATAACTCTTCCTACTACCAGCAGACAGATATCGGGTATAATCGTTTCCTGACATCtgcaaagaaataaatataaagattaatacaataatttaaaatttttagtaactgtaattaatcaaaaaaattaaattctaacAAGGACAGAATCAACACAAAAAACAATAACCTAAAGTGATAACCAAAAACCACAAAAATACTTAGCATAACACTAAATAATCAAAacctaaaaaattgaaaaccctAACCACAGAATCATAacctaaaaaattgaaaaccctAACCACAGAATCATCATCACAAATCCATAAcctaaacaataattaaaacctaaaaaaaaaaatgaaatcagaTAGAGCAACCTTGAGGAGAGAGATCTGGCAAGGCTGAGGCAAGAAGATCCGGCGAGGCAGCGGCGAGAAGGAGAGGCGGAGAGAGACAATACACGGCGAGGGAGAGGCGGAGGAGAGAGGGCACGGCAAGGGAGAGGCGGGGAGGAGCGACCACGGGGAGAAGGAGAGGCGGGGAGAGGCGGGTAGAGGCAGAGGAGAGAGGACACGGCAAGGTAGAGGCGGAGGGGAAGAAGGAGAGGGCGGAGGGGAAGAAGGAGAGGGCGGAGGGGAAGCAGAGGGCGGAGGGGAAGAAGGAGAGGGCGGAGGGGAAGAAGGAGAGGGCGGAGAGAGGCGGGACACGGTGAGGGAGAGGCGGAGAGGAGAGACCACAGGGAGACAGAGCCAGAGGAAGACGGGAGAGTGAggagaggtttttttttttttctttgacggCAGAATGAAATGGAGAGGATAGGTTAAGTGTGTTTATATATTAACCTAATTTTCGTCACAAAATCCTTGCAATTTGCAAGCGAACTGCAACGGTGAGCCCTTGCAAAATTGCAAGTGTTTTGCGAGAGACTTATCGTGTTTCATCGCAAATCcgttgcaaattttttttttaatgtctttAGGTTTCGTTTGAGGTTTAGACAGGGGTTTCGAAGTGTTCTCGCAAGTTCCTTGCAATATTGCGAGGCTTTTGCGATGAAACCCTTGCAAATCCCTTGCAAAAAGTTTAATTTAGTGGGTTTTAGGGATTCATTAACGCATATCCTATATTCTGATATTGAAAATTGTTAACGGAAATactatatctaattttttttatcagataTTGTTAACGTATTTCGTAAATTTAGTTCCGAAATTAAGTGTTTCAAATGTTAATGGTATATGTTTTCcataatattagtttaaatcTCCGAAATTGGGATTTTATAGATTTACTCTTTTATATACTTTCTCGAgtaaatctataaaattatttgtcgTACTACATTTAAAAAGCTAAAACCGTTGCAAAACCGTTGCAAATTGCAACGACCTTGCGAGCAAATAAGTGCTAACCGTTGCAAACTCGTTGCAAATTGCAATTCTATTGCGAGGACTCACTTTCACACCGTTGCAAAACCGTTGCAAAAagtatatctatttttttttgtatcagaTTATTATTAACGTATTTCGTAAGTTTAGTTTTGATATTAAGTGTTTCCAATGTTAATGGTATATGTTTTCCGTATCATTAGTTCAAATCTCCGAAATTGGGATTTTATATACTTTCTCAAGtaaatctattaaattatttgTCCTACTCTACATTTAAAATGTCTAATGTTTCTATTAAAAGTGttatataacactaaaaattTGATGAAACCCTAAAAAGCTAAAACCGTTGCAAAACCGTTGCAAATTGCAACGACCTTGCGAGCAAATAAGTGCTAACCGTTGCAAACTCGTTGCAAATTGCAATTCTATTGCGAGGACTCACTTTCACACCGTTGCAAAACCGTTGCAAAAagtatatctatttttttttgtatcagaTTATTATTAACGTATTTCGTAAGTTTAGTTTTGATATTAACTGTTTCCAATGTTAATGGTATATGTTTTCCGTATCATTAGTTCAAATCTCCGAAATTGGGATTTTATATACTTTCTCAAGtaaatctattaaattatttgTCATACTCTACATTTAAAATGTCTAATGTTTCTATTAAAAGTGttatataacactaaaaattTGATGAAACCCTAAAAAGCTAAAACCGTTGCAAAACCGTTGCAAAT
The Raphanus sativus cultivar WK10039 chromosome 1, ASM80110v3, whole genome shotgun sequence DNA segment above includes these coding regions:
- the LOC130499383 gene encoding uncharacterized protein LOC130499383, with translation MDFEKMRKYPWGRDSFDLLVKSMIEARGKVKKQNSYVVDGFSYALQIWLMEAIPDIGSLLGQKLREGVTSMRCRNWKGSAKVSYDDIISMESNFASTGNVFPYISSTGNCKIIVDAGFERDDEMKDERVDLIIDMYEQKYDWSKHVWQHQETVQAFVYSSDEDGSEEEVARESRDTGREEVETVRVSPAKKRKNKYQDIGAESRKKRLLSQRSADKYRDVEEEMKSYIQGMFKSSFTSLALEVRDIIEDRFTKLEEKLLSSQKTGPSPAPTPSYTPGPVLASTDAPTTVAASTFDLTSASTRTGAPQKTSRAPASSRGRGSASSRGRGSASTRSQESAPSHTGAPADAAKTRSQTKVNKK
- the LOC108838495 gene encoding formin-like protein 4, producing the protein MSGNDYTRYLSAGSRKSYGSKKSSSRRSNPGSSSNSQMAESSAVPNSQTQPSPPAPAQASLPALAPAQAPPAPAPSQAPPAPAPSQAPPAPAPAQAPPPPAPDAAAMTLDDLAAINMILASPGHHLLPHLHPNRPPNTVWFDEDGSVAASVRQIFERDFKEPHASWKQTPGNVVRRWFESFAQMYHWDSGFTSLVRDSFEAKLKVQMNRQICRWKTVWRVKGDAAMPVWFDPNVWAGLVTYWLDPGTEVRSCNSRAARYSDPDGHGPSKHRSGQTSFKARARIIAEETGESIPDLLGVLEITKRKPDGSFVDGKSEQLYNDVTSKFQELSQAASDDPESTGSVGLTPAEKNKIYCELAPRKKGRIYGVGSLNQSVGSVSASFPSSSSSEDQSLKKIIKEQALVIQSQGNEIGRLSAAVRYLATKDSTLANILQSEDVPSSHNSEGMSHDSRDDESDGI